The DNA sequence TCAGCGCACGCGCCATCACCGCGCCGGCAAACTCCGGCGGGTTGTCCACACGCTTGCGCACCGAAACCGGGTTGGCACGCTGACCGATGGTCCCCCCGACCTCAATGATCGTGCCCTCTTCGCTGGGGCGAGCGCTGACCTGCACCCGCGAGAGGCCCCCGGCGACCGTACGGGTGCGGTTGACCACCTCCACATGCTCCTGAGGCGGATCCAGGCGCACCTGCGCCGGCTCCCCGGGCGTTGCCGGCGTCACGGTCGTGGTCACCGTGTTGAAGTTCACCGAGAGCGCACCGATCGACGAGCGATAAGAGGCATCGGTATCGCGCGTCTCATAGCCCGGCGGCAGGTACCCCTCTTCAAACGCCGACTCGTCGATGATCAGATCGCCGCTGATGGTGTCGATGCCCTGCAACTTCAACTCCCCGGCCCAGGCCAGCACGTCTTTAAAGAGCAAGAAGGCCTCACCGGAGCCGATCACGTAGAGATCGCCAATCGAGGACTCACTCCGCCGGTTGGTCGCAAGCTCGGTGCTAAACGTATAATGCGGCCCCAGCAGATCCAGCGCGGTCGCAGCGGTGATCAACTTGATGTTGCTCGCCGGGTTCAGCGGCGCATCGGCGTCATGGGAGTAGAGCACCTCGCCAGAGGCCGCATCTTCGACATGAATGCCCACTTTCGCGCGCTGGAGCTCCGGGTCAGCAAGCACCTGCTCAATGGCTCGCTCCAACTCCGGGTAGCTTGGCCCGGCGCTCTCCAGCGCCGGCACCTCGGGCACCTGAGGCACCTCCAGGGCCGAGGTCTCTTGCCCTTCCTGGGCCACGACCACATTGACCCCCACGCCGCTAAGCAGCAGCACGGCCAGCACAGAGGTGACCGGCCGTAGCCAGCGCGACGAGGTGCGATTGGCATGGTGTTCCGTTGATTTCATAACGCGATAAGCTCCCGTTCCTGTTGAACTTTTACCCTGACACTAGAATATGACGCACAGGTAGAAGACGAGCACGAGGGGGTTATTCCTCGGCGCGCTCCTGGCTCGCAGAGGGCTCCTCGCCCGAACGCCGCGGCTCGGCCGCCGGGGAGGCATCGCGCACTCCCAGCGCCGCGTCGAGTCGCTCCAGCCGCTGACGGTTCAGCAAACGCCGCTCCCTCCAGATATTGACCGTAAGAAACACCCCCAGCGCCCCCCCCACCACCAGCGAGGCCACGCCCCATCCAAACGCCTGCGCTACCATCATCAACACGCCTTAATCGACCACTCCACCTTGACCCGTGCGGTCTCCACGCCATCGGCACGGCGCCCCACGACTTCCAGAAGCTGGTTGACGCGCTCTCCGCTGCGCGATGCCTGAGCAAAAGCCCGGGCTACCTCGTCGCCCTGCACGCACTCAAAGCTCACGCGGCTGCGGGCTGGTTTCACAAAATCGGCGCTGATGTGGCGCACGATGTACGAGAAGCGCTCCGGACGCACCGCGTTATGAAAGAGCACCAGGCCCCCGGTGGTCATCTCGGCGGCCATCATCGAGGCGGCAAAGTACATCGTTCCGAAGATGTTGCGGTTTCGCCACCCGAAGGGGATGTCAACCTGACACGTCGCCTCGTTGAGCACCTCCACCCGGGGGGAGACCAGCGCCAAAAGCGGCATTCGGGCCCAGAGCACCGCCTGGGCAACCGGTCGCGTGGTCAGCGCTCCGGCCACCACCCGCCCGGCAAACGCCGGACGCTCCGCGGCTACGGCCTCTTTGACGGCATCGTTCAATAACATCTGCACCTCTTACAGGAAGTTGAACCCGGGTGGCGGGCGTTGAAACAGCGTCGACCTCCGACGCGCCTTCGACTATACACGATGCATCGCCCCGGGAGCAGTCCCGACCGTGGAGGGTCGCCCGACGCTATGAGCGCTTCGCTTCGAAAACTCGGTCGCTACGAACTCACTCGCCGCCTGGCCAAAGGCGGCATGGGTGAGATCTATCTGGCGCGCGCCCGCGGTGCCGGCGGCTTTGAGAAGCGCGTCATCATCAAGACCATCCTCCCCCACCTTGCCGAAGAAGAGGAGTTTGTCACCAAATTCCTCGACGAAGGGCGCATCGTCGTCCAGCTCACCCACGGCAATATCGTGCCGGTCTTCGACATGGGCGAGCAAGATGGTGAGTACTTCATCGCCATGGAGTATGTCGATGGCCTCGACCTGCGCGAGGTCTTAAAGCGCCTGCACAGCCGCGGCCAGGAGCTCGCCGTCGAGCTGGCGCTGCACATCGCCTCGGAAGTCTGCAAGGGCCTGGGCTATGCCCACCGCAAGACCGATCCGGTGGGGCAGCCCCTGGCGATCGTCCACCGCGATGTCAGCCCCTCCAACGTACTGATCTCGCGAGAGGGCGAGATCAAGATCATCGACTTTGGTATCGCCCGCGCCGCCGGGAGGCTCTCTCAGACGGCCAACGGTCGCATCCAGGGCAAATGCTGCTACATGAGCCCGGAACAGACCCGGGGCCAGGCGCTCGATCACCGCAGCGACATCTTCGCCACCGGCGTGGTGCTCTACGAGATGCTCACCGGCCAACGCCCCTTTGAGGGACGCTCCGACCTGGAGAGCCTGGAGCTTGTGCGCCGCTGTGAGTTTGATCCCCCGGGGGTGCTCCGCCCGGAAATCCCCGACGAGGTCGACCGTATCATCGTGCGGGCACTGGCCCCGACGCCCGACGAGCGCTACCAGGACATCGAAGATCTCTATGTCGATCTGCAGCACGCCATTTACGCTGTGGGACGCGCGGTGACCAGCCAGGGGCTGGCCCAGGCGCTCAAAGAGGTCTTCGCCGCCGAGCCCGAAGCGACCGCCGCGCCCCGCAACCTGGATGAGGCCCTGGAGCTGGAGCTGGCCCGCCTGGGCTCGGAGACCTCGGCCCCCGCTCTGCACACCGGCACGGCGCCGCGGGGCCCCTCCCCCGGCGCACTACTTAGCCCCGGGCAGGCCGACGCGATCGCCCACGCCCCCACCGCCTCGCGCCAGCTCCCGGCACCTTCCCCCACCCCGGCCACCCGCGCGCTGGCCCCCACTCCCACGCCGGAGCCTCCCACACCGACGCCGCCCTCGGCCCCCGAGCCTGACCTTGAAGACGCCCCGGCAGACCGCTCCCCCGGCGGCGCGCCGGCCCTCCCGGACACCCACGCACCGCCCGTCGAAACGCAGCGCCGGCGCTGGCTGGGGCCCCTCCTGGTGGCGGTCGCCGCGCTGCTGATCGCGACGTTTATGCTGCCCGGCATGCGCCAGGCCGAGCTTCAACTGGAGAGCGATCCGCCCGGCGCCACCATTCGCCTCGACGGCGAAGAACTCGCCGGTCGGCGCACGCCACAGACCTTGACCCTGGAGCCCGGCGACTACCGCATTGAGCTCGCACTGGACGGTCACCAGGCCCGCAACTTCCGCGTGCAACTCGCCCCCGGCGAGCGCGTGAAACTTCAGGGGCAGGATCTCCACCTGGCCCCGGAGCTGGCTCCCGATCGCACCTTCACCATCACCACGCAACCGGAACGCGCCCTGGTGACCGCCAATGGCGAAGAGCTCGGTGAAGCCCCGGTGTCCCTCACCTTGAGCCAGGGCGACGTGGCCGCCCTCTCCGCGGCCTACGAAGGCTGTTCGTCGGCCTATTACACCCTGAGCTACGGTCACCAGCGCGAGACCGTCTCGCTGAGCCTCTCCTGCCTCCAGGAGCGCGCGCTGGCCGAGTTGAGGCGCCCGCCCATCGACGGCGTCCCGTCGGTGCGCGACGATGCCCCGCCCACCGTCATGGGCCGGCCCCGCGCCCGGGAGCGCACGCTACGCCTGGCACCTGCGCCACCGGAGGCCGAGCTCTTCCTCAACGGCAAGAGCCTGGGCTCGGGAGCACGCCAGATCCAGCTGACGCCGGGCACCCCGGCGCTCATCGAAGCGCGCGCCCCGGGCTTTGAGCCCCTGCGCCGCCAGCTCCGCGCCGAGCGTATCCATAGCAAAGAGCTCGTGCTCAACCTGAGCCCGCTCCCCCAGGGCTGCCTCAACTTCCGGGCTATTTACCCGGCCCACAACGAGATCGCCATCGACGGTGCCTGGCTCAAAGGCCGCCATATGACCCTGCGCAATCACCCCTTGAGCGTGGGCAACCATCGCATCACCGTGCGCAACCCTGAGGCCGGCAAAGAAGAGCACTTCACCGTCCAGGTGGAACCCGGTGAGGAGTGCGCTCACCTGGTCGTCTGGGACGAAGGGCGCTGACCGACAGCGCCGCCTTGTGACCCGTGGCCGCCCTCGCTATGGTAGCGGGCCTCTGGACCGATGTTCTTGACCTCGCCCCCCCGGATCGCATGCCATGAGTGATGCCACACGCACCATTTTTCTCGATGACGGCGCCGAACAGCTGGAGCTGCAACGCTTCCGCCTGGAAGTCGTCGAAGGCCCCAATAAAGGCACCTCCAAAGTCTTTGAAAGCGCCGAAGTCCTTATCGGAAGCTCTCCCGACTGTGACATCGCGCTCGACGATCCGGCGGTGAGCCGGGTGCACGCGGCCATCGTCGTCGACCAGGAGGGCTACCGCCTGGTCGACCGCGCCTCCAAAAACGGCACCTTCGTCGAGGGCCTGCGCACCCTTGAGGTGTACCTGGCCGACCGGGTGCGATTTACGCTCGGCGACACCACCCTGCAGTTTCACCTGACCGACGAGAAGGCCGAGGTGCGCTTCTCCGGCCGCGAGCGCTTTGGCAATATGCTGGGCAAGAGCCGCGGGATGCGCGAGATTTTCTCGATCCTGGAGCGCGTCTCCCCCACCGACGCCACCGTGCTCATTGAGGGCGAGTCGGGGACCGGGAAGGAGCTGGTCGCCGAGGCGATTCACCTGAACAGTCCGCGCAAAGACGGTCCCTTCATCGTCCTGGACTGCTCGGCCATCGCCCGCGAGCTCATTGAGTCGGAGCTCTTCGGACACGTCAAAGGTGCCTTCACCGGAGCCACGGGCTCGCGCAAAGGCGCCTTTGAAGCCGCCCGCGGTG is a window from the Lujinxingia litoralis genome containing:
- the dacB gene encoding D-alanyl-D-alanine carboxypeptidase/D-alanyl-D-alanine endopeptidase, encoding MKSTEHHANRTSSRWLRPVTSVLAVLLLSGVGVNVVVAQEGQETSALEVPQVPEVPALESAGPSYPELERAIEQVLADPELQRAKVGIHVEDAASGEVLYSHDADAPLNPASNIKLITAATALDLLGPHYTFSTELATNRRSESSIGDLYVIGSGEAFLLFKDVLAWAGELKLQGIDTISGDLIIDESAFEEGYLPPGYETRDTDASYRSSIGALSVNFNTVTTTVTPATPGEPAQVRLDPPQEHVEVVNRTRTVAGGLSRVQVSARPSEEGTIIEVGGTIGQRANPVSVRKRVDNPPEFAGAVMARALKMVGIGFDGEVRPGAAPQTRERLHVHHSAPLIDTISAMNKWSNNFMAEQLLLATARQSDGPATWEEAIAKATDFMVRAGFDAERFSLHNGSGLYEGNEVSARQFVSLLRYMRGHAFGPEFIASLPIAGIDGSLRNRLREPHVSGNLRAKTGTLNNVTALSGYVQTRSGRQAAFSILINDPPRRAWVYRPHQDRIAQAIANFDE
- a CDS encoding DUF4442 domain-containing protein, whose protein sequence is MLLNDAVKEAVAAERPAFAGRVVAGALTTRPVAQAVLWARMPLLALVSPRVEVLNEATCQVDIPFGWRNRNIFGTMYFAASMMAAEMTTGGLVLFHNAVRPERFSYIVRHISADFVKPARSRVSFECVQGDEVARAFAQASRSGERVNQLLEVVGRRADGVETARVKVEWSIKAC
- a CDS encoding serine/threonine protein kinase — translated: MSASLRKLGRYELTRRLAKGGMGEIYLARARGAGGFEKRVIIKTILPHLAEEEEFVTKFLDEGRIVVQLTHGNIVPVFDMGEQDGEYFIAMEYVDGLDLREVLKRLHSRGQELAVELALHIASEVCKGLGYAHRKTDPVGQPLAIVHRDVSPSNVLISREGEIKIIDFGIARAAGRLSQTANGRIQGKCCYMSPEQTRGQALDHRSDIFATGVVLYEMLTGQRPFEGRSDLESLELVRRCEFDPPGVLRPEIPDEVDRIIVRALAPTPDERYQDIEDLYVDLQHAIYAVGRAVTSQGLAQALKEVFAAEPEATAAPRNLDEALELELARLGSETSAPALHTGTAPRGPSPGALLSPGQADAIAHAPTASRQLPAPSPTPATRALAPTPTPEPPTPTPPSAPEPDLEDAPADRSPGGAPALPDTHAPPVETQRRRWLGPLLVAVAALLIATFMLPGMRQAELQLESDPPGATIRLDGEELAGRRTPQTLTLEPGDYRIELALDGHQARNFRVQLAPGERVKLQGQDLHLAPELAPDRTFTITTQPERALVTANGEELGEAPVSLTLSQGDVAALSAAYEGCSSAYYTLSYGHQRETVSLSLSCLQERALAELRRPPIDGVPSVRDDAPPTVMGRPRARERTLRLAPAPPEAELFLNGKSLGSGARQIQLTPGTPALIEARAPGFEPLRRQLRAERIHSKELVLNLSPLPQGCLNFRAIYPAHNEIAIDGAWLKGRHMTLRNHPLSVGNHRITVRNPEAGKEEHFTVQVEPGEECAHLVVWDEGR